One genomic region from Knoellia sp. p5-6-4 encodes:
- a CDS encoding DUF2332 family protein has protein sequence MWPEHEERRRRLGAAADLLRADPPLLVAGDLVEDLPALAAQAPSDATLVVFHSAVLAYVAPERRRRFAHVVADLPGHWVANEAPAVLEGLVAPPAVDAPGAGRFLLALDGLPVAWTGPHGQSLFRIDQ, from the coding sequence GTGTGGCCGGAGCACGAGGAGCGGCGACGCCGGCTCGGCGCGGCCGCCGACCTGCTCCGCGCCGACCCGCCCCTGCTGGTGGCCGGCGACCTCGTGGAGGACCTGCCCGCGCTCGCGGCGCAGGCCCCCTCGGACGCGACCCTCGTGGTGTTCCACAGCGCGGTGCTGGCCTACGTGGCCCCGGAGCGCCGTCGGCGGTTCGCCCACGTGGTGGCGGACCTCCCGGGCCACTGGGTCGCGAACGAGGCGCCCGCCGTGCTGGAGGGCCTGGTGGCGCCGCCGGCCGTCGACGCCCCCGGCGCCGGCCGGTTCCTCCTGGCCCTCGACGGGCTGCCCGTGGCCTGGACCGGTCCGCACGGGCAGAGCCTCTTCCGGATCGATCAGTGA
- a CDS encoding GNAT family N-acetyltransferase has product MSDALAFTVRPATPADYAAVGEITVRAYVEDGHLPPGLAYAEVLADAESRARAAELWVAAEGGSGKVLGSVTFAGPTSPYSELAGPDEGEFRMLAVAHEARGQGVGEALVRRCIDRARELGLGGLAMSTQPSMAQAHRVYERLGFTRDPERDWEPVPGVSLLAYHRRV; this is encoded by the coding sequence ATGTCCGACGCCCTGGCCTTCACCGTGCGCCCAGCCACCCCCGCCGACTACGCGGCGGTCGGCGAGATCACCGTCCGCGCCTACGTCGAGGACGGGCACCTCCCGCCGGGCCTCGCCTACGCCGAGGTCCTCGCCGATGCCGAGAGCCGGGCACGCGCGGCCGAGCTCTGGGTGGCCGCGGAGGGCGGGTCCGGGAAGGTGCTCGGCTCCGTGACCTTCGCCGGCCCCACCAGCCCCTACTCGGAGCTGGCCGGACCCGACGAGGGCGAGTTCCGGATGCTCGCCGTGGCCCACGAGGCCCGCGGCCAAGGAGTCGGCGAAGCCCTCGTGCGCCGGTGCATCGACCGGGCGCGCGAGCTCGGGCTCGGCGGCCTGGCCATGTCGACCCAGCCCTCGATGGCGCAGGCCCACCGGGTCTACGAGCGGCTCGGGTTCACCCGGGATCCCGAGCGCGACTGGGAGCCGGTGCCCGGCGTCAGCCTGCTGGCCTACCACCGGAGGGTGTGA
- a CDS encoding RNA methyltransferase: MSDLIITSPSNQRLKSLTALRRRRVREESGLTLIEGFEELTLGLEAGVLPQAVYYCPELMLDPTSQLAVVSDLAARGVDTVQLGRAAFEKVAYREGPDGFLAAVASVARACADLAVGADALTLLCQGVEKPGNLGAMLRTADAAGVQAVIAADPVTDWGNPNLVRASKGTVFSVPVCSDSTAATIGWLEERGIALVATTPDTDLDYTDVDYTGPVAIAVGAEKYGLTDEVLAAAAYRVRIPMVGRANSLNVATSAAIVIYEAVRQRRSR; the protein is encoded by the coding sequence ATGTCTGACCTGATCATCACGTCGCCGTCCAACCAGCGCCTGAAGTCGCTCACGGCCTTGCGGCGGCGCCGCGTGCGCGAGGAGTCGGGCCTGACCCTCATCGAGGGCTTCGAGGAGCTGACCCTCGGCCTCGAGGCAGGCGTCCTGCCGCAGGCCGTCTACTACTGCCCCGAGCTGATGCTCGACCCCACGAGCCAGCTGGCGGTGGTCTCCGACCTCGCGGCCAGAGGTGTCGACACCGTGCAGCTCGGTCGGGCCGCGTTCGAGAAGGTGGCCTACCGGGAGGGCCCCGACGGTTTCCTCGCCGCCGTCGCCTCGGTGGCACGGGCCTGCGCCGACCTCGCCGTCGGCGCCGACGCGCTGACCCTGCTCTGCCAGGGGGTCGAGAAGCCCGGCAACCTCGGCGCCATGCTGCGCACCGCGGACGCGGCCGGTGTGCAGGCGGTCATCGCCGCGGACCCCGTCACCGACTGGGGCAACCCCAACCTGGTGCGGGCCAGCAAGGGCACCGTCTTCTCCGTGCCGGTCTGCAGCGACAGCACCGCCGCGACGATCGGGTGGCTCGAGGAGCGTGGCATCGCCCTCGTCGCCACCACTCCCGACACCGACCTCGACTACACCGACGTCGACTACACCGGGCCCGTGGCGATCGCGGTCGGGGCGGAGAAGTACGGCCTGACCGACGAGGTCCTGGCCGCGGCGGCATACCGGGTGCGCATCCCCATGGTGGGCCGGGCCAACTCCCTCAATGTCGCCACCTCCGCCGCCATCGTGATCTACGAGGCGGTCCGGCAGCGCCGGTCACGCTGA
- a CDS encoding pyridoxamine 5'-phosphate oxidase family protein yields MTTTAPTAHIDTRFSEPEATETPWAMTEAALQQAELYWITTVRQDGRPHVTPLVGVWHEGAFAFCTGFGEQKAHNLAGNAHVAVTTGRNTWAQGLDVVVEGSAERVLGADRLRAVADAFRDKYGSDWDFDSDDAVFEPGNNPAEVFSVRPAKVLSFAKAPHAQTCYRFRTDVTG; encoded by the coding sequence ATGACCACCACCGCGCCCACCGCGCACATCGACACCCGCTTCAGCGAGCCGGAGGCCACCGAGACCCCCTGGGCGATGACCGAGGCGGCGCTGCAGCAGGCCGAGCTCTACTGGATCACCACGGTGCGCCAGGACGGCCGGCCCCACGTCACCCCCCTGGTCGGCGTGTGGCACGAGGGCGCCTTCGCCTTCTGCACCGGCTTCGGGGAGCAGAAGGCGCACAACCTCGCCGGGAACGCCCACGTCGCCGTGACCACGGGGCGCAACACCTGGGCCCAGGGCCTCGACGTCGTGGTCGAGGGGTCCGCCGAACGAGTGCTCGGCGCCGACCGGTTGAGGGCGGTCGCCGACGCCTTCCGCGACAAGTACGGCTCGGACTGGGACTTCGACTCCGACGACGCCGTCTTCGAGCCCGGCAACAACCCCGCCGAGGTCTTCTCCGTGCGACCGGCGAAGGTGCTCTCGTTCGCCAAGGCGCCCCACGCGCAGACCTGCTACCGGTTCCGCACCGACGTCACCGGCTGA
- a CDS encoding DinB family protein, producing MTRDVDVPEPVPVEPDTKDWTWTLRETCPECGFTASEVEGPEVADRIAALTDPWQEVLERPDATTRPEPATWSPLEYACHVRDVCRVFTERVDWMLRQDGPAFPDWDQDSAAVTGRYHLQDPATVARELREAAEDVRAAFASVEPDQWQRAGRRSNGSTFTIESLGQYMLHDLAHHLVDVSA from the coding sequence ATGACCCGTGACGTCGACGTCCCCGAGCCGGTGCCCGTCGAGCCGGACACCAAGGACTGGACCTGGACGCTGCGCGAGACCTGCCCCGAGTGCGGCTTCACGGCCAGCGAGGTCGAGGGTCCGGAGGTCGCCGACCGCATCGCGGCCCTGACCGACCCGTGGCAGGAGGTCCTGGAACGGCCCGACGCGACCACGCGGCCGGAGCCGGCCACCTGGTCACCCCTCGAGTACGCGTGCCACGTCCGCGACGTGTGCCGGGTCTTCACCGAGCGTGTCGACTGGATGCTGCGCCAGGACGGACCGGCCTTCCCCGACTGGGACCAGGACAGCGCGGCCGTGACGGGTCGCTACCACCTGCAGGACCCGGCCACCGTCGCCCGTGAGCTCCGCGAGGCGGCCGAGGACGTGCGTGCGGCCTTCGCGAGCGTCGAGCCCGACCAGTGGCAGCGCGCCGGCCGGCGGAGCAACGGCTCGACGTTCACCATCGAGAGCCTCGGGCAGTACATGCTGCACGACCTCGCCCACCACCTGGTCGACGTGAGCGCCTGA
- a CDS encoding phosphatase PAP2 family protein yields the protein MSTSGSASTAKSTQPPAAGRPSRGVRALRAVALALAAAVPVTLLALLVREQFNPLISFDEGVIRRTTDFTRSNDLVGFFVVVQEVTQPKWLHLVGTLVCLWAWLARDLRNRALWAFSTLMVGWFVGWASKLLVQRARPVVDDPVSHAAGYSFPSGHALNITVWCSVLVFLLWPLLSHTARRVAVGLAVVTVVVVGFDRMFLGAHFPSDVLAGILLGLGITFSSWIGFIGKTAVTSSPGPSAQA from the coding sequence GTGAGCACCTCCGGGTCGGCGTCGACCGCGAAGTCGACGCAGCCCCCGGCCGCGGGCCGGCCCTCTCGTGGCGTCCGCGCCCTCCGGGCCGTGGCCCTGGCCCTGGCGGCCGCGGTGCCGGTCACCCTGCTCGCCCTGCTGGTCCGCGAGCAGTTCAACCCGCTGATCAGCTTCGACGAGGGCGTCATCCGCCGCACCACCGACTTCACCCGCTCCAACGACCTCGTCGGCTTCTTCGTCGTGGTGCAGGAGGTGACACAGCCCAAGTGGCTGCACCTGGTCGGCACGCTCGTCTGCCTGTGGGCCTGGCTGGCCAGGGACCTGCGCAACCGCGCGCTGTGGGCGTTCTCGACGCTGATGGTCGGGTGGTTCGTCGGCTGGGCCTCGAAGCTGCTGGTGCAGCGGGCCCGCCCCGTGGTCGACGACCCGGTCTCGCACGCGGCGGGCTACTCGTTCCCGTCCGGCCACGCGCTCAACATCACCGTGTGGTGCTCGGTGCTCGTCTTCCTGCTCTGGCCCCTGCTGTCGCACACCGCCCGCCGGGTGGCCGTCGGGTTGGCTGTGGTGACGGTCGTCGTCGTCGGCTTCGACCGCATGTTCCTCGGCGCGCACTTCCCCAGTGACGTCCTGGCAGGCATTCTGCTCGGACTTGGCATTACCTTCTCCTCATGGATCGGGTTTATCGGGAAGACGGCCGTGACCTCCTCACCCGGGCCGTCGGCCCAGGCGTAG
- a CDS encoding phosphatase PAP2 family protein encodes MVVGLGLLVTGPLAAFDRWEDSLAADFNRARTPLWDTITDIWSRLGNTEIIIATCVVVTAVLLWRTRDWRFSAVPAIAISLQATIFVLAAHTVGRIRPPVLPEDPSPPTSSFPSGHVGASTALYTSFALLAAERIERPWLRRLVIGLCLLVPLLVTYSRLYRGAHHLSDVLVGILNGVLCALLAYGWYRHRTREAGTRTPRAEAATVS; translated from the coding sequence GTGGTGGTCGGCCTCGGGTTGCTCGTCACCGGTCCCCTCGCCGCGTTCGACCGGTGGGAGGACAGCCTCGCTGCCGACTTCAACCGCGCGCGCACGCCGCTGTGGGACACCATCACCGACATCTGGTCGAGGCTGGGCAACACCGAGATCATCATCGCGACCTGCGTGGTGGTCACCGCGGTGCTGCTGTGGCGCACCCGTGACTGGCGGTTCAGCGCCGTCCCGGCGATCGCCATCTCGCTGCAGGCCACCATCTTCGTGCTGGCGGCGCACACGGTGGGCCGGATCCGGCCCCCGGTGCTCCCCGAGGACCCGTCGCCGCCGACCTCGAGCTTCCCCAGCGGGCACGTCGGGGCCTCCACGGCGCTCTACACCTCGTTCGCCCTCCTCGCCGCCGAGCGGATCGAGCGGCCGTGGCTGCGCCGGCTCGTCATCGGGCTGTGCCTGCTCGTGCCGCTGCTGGTGACCTACTCGCGGCTCTACCGCGGCGCCCACCACCTCAGCGACGTGCTGGTCGGCATCCTCAACGGGGTGCTCTGCGCCCTGCTCGCCTACGGCTGGTACCGGCACCGGACCCGCGAGGCGGGCACCCGCACGCCGCGGGCCGAGGCCGCCACCGTCAGCTGA
- a CDS encoding cation:proton antiporter codes for MSADLVYLVGGVSLLLAVVLPSALQRAALSAPLVLVGVGALIGLLPIAEGEPFDPADHRAVIEHVTEVTILIALMGVGLALDRPLSFRDRAGWRRWSSTWKLLGIAMPLTIGGVALLGWWGLGIAPAAALLLGAALAPTDPVLASDVQVEGPNVDQSPDKVDEEDEVRFALTSEAGLNDGLAFPFVYAAVFLAAEGAVSGWGLQWLAWELVGKTLLGVLVGVGVGWVLGNVAFRSRARSLRVAETGEPLMALAAVLLAYGASEVMGGYGFLAVFACAMTMRSAERSHDYHALMHQVIERLERLFTLLVLLFLGIGLTHGLLAHLDWRGALLGIALVFVIRPLSGWLALSVGTRGVGDRRKDRLERRERLVTAFFGVRGVGTVYYLAYAFGQTTFPEQRWLWSTATFTIVLSVVVHGIAVTPVMRALERHRSSVGRA; via the coding sequence ATGTCGGCAGACCTCGTCTACCTCGTGGGCGGCGTCTCCCTGCTGCTGGCTGTGGTGCTCCCGTCCGCGCTGCAGCGGGCCGCGCTCTCCGCCCCGCTGGTGCTCGTCGGGGTGGGTGCCCTCATCGGACTGCTGCCGATCGCCGAGGGCGAGCCCTTCGACCCGGCCGACCACCGCGCCGTCATCGAGCACGTCACGGAGGTCACCATCCTCATCGCCCTCATGGGGGTGGGACTGGCGCTCGACCGCCCCCTGTCGTTCCGCGACCGCGCGGGCTGGCGCCGGTGGTCCTCGACCTGGAAGCTCCTCGGCATCGCGATGCCCCTGACCATCGGTGGGGTCGCCCTCCTCGGCTGGTGGGGCCTCGGCATCGCCCCGGCTGCCGCCCTCCTGCTCGGAGCCGCCCTCGCCCCGACCGACCCGGTGCTGGCCTCGGACGTGCAGGTCGAGGGCCCGAACGTCGACCAGTCGCCCGACAAGGTCGACGAGGAGGACGAGGTCCGCTTCGCCCTGACCTCGGAGGCCGGGCTCAACGACGGGCTCGCCTTCCCCTTCGTGTATGCCGCGGTGTTCCTCGCGGCCGAGGGCGCGGTGAGCGGGTGGGGGCTGCAGTGGCTGGCCTGGGAGCTGGTCGGGAAGACGCTGCTGGGCGTGCTCGTGGGTGTGGGCGTCGGCTGGGTCCTCGGCAACGTCGCCTTCCGTTCCCGGGCCCGCTCGCTGCGGGTGGCGGAGACGGGTGAGCCGCTCATGGCCCTGGCGGCCGTGCTGCTGGCCTACGGCGCCAGCGAGGTGATGGGGGGCTACGGCTTCCTCGCGGTGTTCGCGTGCGCCATGACGATGCGCTCGGCCGAGCGGAGCCACGACTACCACGCGCTGATGCACCAGGTCATCGAGCGGCTCGAGCGGCTGTTCACGCTGCTCGTCCTGCTGTTCCTCGGCATCGGGCTCACCCACGGCCTGCTCGCCCACCTCGACTGGCGCGGGGCGCTGCTGGGCATCGCCCTGGTGTTCGTCATCCGCCCGCTGTCGGGGTGGCTGGCGCTGTCGGTGGGCACCCGTGGGGTGGGCGACCGTCGCAAGGACCGGCTCGAGCGTCGCGAGCGGCTCGTCACCGCGTTCTTCGGTGTCCGGGGGGTCGGCACCGTCTACTACCTGGCCTACGCCTTCGGGCAGACGACCTTCCCCGAGCAGCGCTGGCTCTGGTCGACGGCGACCTTCACCATCGTCCTCAGTGTCGTGGTGCACGGCATCGCGGTGACCCCCGTCATGCGGGCCCTCGAACGGCACCGCTCATCGGTCGGCCGGGCGTAG
- a CDS encoding LysE family translocator, whose protein sequence is MPSATTLLTFSAAAAALVLVPGPNLLYIISRGISQGRRSALASTLGVATATAVFVVLTALGLTAVIASSAVAFTVVKYAGVAYLVLLAVRELRSRGRFSLETPPPVSGRRAFGDAFLVGITNPKVALFFLAFFPQFIHPGAGPVAGQALVLGGVFVVIGVTFDSLYALTSGAIGAWLSRRPRVMRRSHYVSGTVYLALGGAALLTGGPQRA, encoded by the coding sequence ATGCCTTCCGCGACGACCCTGCTGACCTTCTCCGCGGCTGCCGCCGCCCTCGTGCTGGTGCCGGGGCCGAACCTGCTCTACATCATCAGCCGCGGCATCTCCCAGGGCCGCCGCTCAGCCCTGGCCTCGACGCTCGGCGTCGCCACGGCCACCGCCGTCTTCGTGGTGCTCACCGCCCTCGGCCTCACCGCGGTGATCGCGTCCTCAGCGGTGGCGTTCACGGTGGTGAAGTACGCCGGGGTGGCCTACCTCGTCCTCCTCGCGGTGCGCGAGCTGCGCTCGCGCGGCCGCTTCAGCCTCGAGACGCCCCCGCCGGTCAGCGGCCGCAGGGCCTTCGGCGACGCCTTCCTGGTGGGCATCACCAACCCCAAGGTGGCGCTGTTCTTCCTCGCCTTCTTCCCGCAGTTCATCCACCCGGGGGCCGGTCCGGTGGCCGGCCAGGCCCTTGTGCTGGGCGGGGTGTTCGTCGTCATCGGCGTCACCTTCGACTCCCTGTACGCGCTCACCTCCGGGGCGATCGGCGCCTGGCTCTCGCGACGGCCGAGGGTGATGCGGCGCAGCCACTACGTCAGCGGCACGGTCTACCTGGCGCTGGGCGGCGCCGCCCTGCTCACCGGCGGGCCCCAGCGGGCCTGA
- a CDS encoding diacylglycerol kinase family protein, whose amino-acid sequence MLQENAGWIAIGAIALVLALAWLVAAASSSGPVPGGVHRGRRSWRRRPHRNEFRPEGHAEGDTSRRQAVIVVNPTKFEDLPAVRRRIGEVCRDLGWDEPRFIETTKKDPGTGQAKEALEHGATVVCALGGDGTVRAVAEALVGSETPMGLLPGGTGNLLARNLDLPVDSLEDAVRVALTGQNKRVDVGRLTVDVSGEHERPECHIFLVMAGLGFDAAIMAGAPEKLKAKVGWPAYVVSGFRNLRGPQFKVRVKTAEGDEFSRRTRTVVIGNCGKLLGGLVLMPEAEVDDGRIDLVALSPQGIVGWAAVAARLASRRRRGHPRVDHYTTTEVQVRADRPQEVQLDGDPIGEARAISAEVLPSSLIVRVGAVES is encoded by the coding sequence GTGCTTCAGGAGAACGCTGGGTGGATCGCGATCGGCGCCATCGCGCTGGTGCTCGCGCTGGCCTGGCTGGTCGCGGCCGCCTCGTCCTCGGGGCCGGTACCCGGCGGTGTGCACCGTGGACGCCGCAGCTGGCGTCGCAGGCCGCACCGCAACGAGTTCCGGCCGGAGGGCCACGCCGAGGGCGACACGTCGCGCCGCCAGGCCGTGATCGTCGTCAACCCGACGAAGTTCGAGGACCTGCCGGCGGTCCGTCGCCGCATCGGCGAGGTCTGCCGCGACCTCGGTTGGGACGAGCCGCGGTTCATCGAGACCACCAAGAAGGACCCGGGGACGGGGCAGGCCAAGGAGGCCCTCGAGCATGGCGCCACGGTCGTCTGCGCCCTCGGCGGTGACGGCACCGTGCGCGCGGTGGCCGAGGCGCTGGTCGGCAGCGAGACGCCGATGGGGCTGCTGCCCGGCGGCACCGGCAACCTGTTGGCCCGCAACCTCGACCTGCCCGTCGACTCGCTCGAGGACGCGGTGCGGGTCGCCCTCACCGGCCAGAACAAGCGGGTCGACGTCGGCCGGCTGACCGTCGACGTGTCCGGCGAGCACGAGCGCCCCGAGTGCCACATCTTCCTCGTCATGGCCGGGCTCGGCTTCGACGCCGCGATCATGGCCGGCGCCCCCGAGAAGCTGAAGGCCAAGGTCGGCTGGCCCGCGTACGTGGTGTCCGGCTTCCGCAACCTGCGCGGCCCGCAGTTCAAGGTGCGCGTCAAGACGGCCGAAGGCGACGAGTTCAGCCGTCGCACCCGCACCGTCGTGATCGGCAACTGTGGCAAGCTGCTCGGCGGCCTCGTGCTCATGCCCGAGGCGGAGGTCGACGACGGCCGGATCGACCTCGTGGCGCTCTCGCCGCAGGGCATCGTCGGGTGGGCGGCCGTGGCCGCCCGGCTCGCCTCCCGCCGCCGCCGTGGGCACCCCCGGGTCGACCACTACACCACCACCGAGGTGCAGGTCCGTGCCGACCGGCCCCAGGAGGTCCAGCTCGACGGCGACCCGATCGGCGAGGCCCGGGCGATCAGTGCGGAGGTGCTGCCCAGCTCGCTGATCGTGCGGGTGGGAGCGGTCGAGTCGTGA
- a CDS encoding HAD hydrolase family protein, whose amino-acid sequence MPQRLIALDLDGTTITHAGELRPAVFEAVRAVADAGHHIVVATGRSIVATTPILDMLKLTSGYAVCSNGAVTLKLDPDEPQGYQIIDTVTFDPAPALELLRDSWPDAVIAVEELGVGFKLSAPFPDGELQGELRVVPWEELVADPVTRVTFRSPTGTSEDFEALAERIGLHEVNYNVGFTAWMDINPEGVSKGSALELLRRTLEVEPMHTVAVGDQRNDIEMLRWAAWGVAMANAPEEVKEVADDVTGHVDEDGLVPVLLSVLQ is encoded by the coding sequence ATGCCGCAGCGACTCATCGCCCTCGACCTCGACGGCACCACGATCACGCACGCGGGCGAGCTGCGCCCGGCCGTCTTCGAGGCCGTACGCGCGGTCGCCGACGCCGGGCACCACATCGTGGTGGCGACGGGACGCTCCATCGTGGCCACCACCCCCATCCTCGACATGCTCAAGCTCACGAGCGGGTATGCCGTGTGCTCCAACGGCGCGGTCACGCTCAAGCTCGACCCCGACGAGCCGCAGGGTTACCAGATCATCGACACGGTCACCTTCGACCCCGCCCCGGCCCTCGAGCTGCTGCGCGACTCGTGGCCGGACGCGGTGATCGCCGTCGAGGAGCTCGGTGTGGGGTTCAAGCTCAGCGCGCCCTTTCCCGACGGCGAGCTGCAGGGCGAGCTGCGCGTCGTGCCGTGGGAGGAGCTCGTCGCCGACCCGGTCACCCGTGTGACGTTCCGCAGCCCCACCGGGACGAGCGAGGACTTCGAGGCGCTCGCCGAGCGCATCGGCCTGCACGAGGTCAACTACAACGTCGGCTTCACCGCCTGGATGGACATCAACCCCGAAGGGGTCTCCAAGGGCTCGGCTCTCGAGCTGCTGCGCCGCACGCTCGAGGTCGAGCCCATGCACACGGTCGCCGTGGGAGACCAGCGCAACGACATCGAGATGCTCAGGTGGGCGGCCTGGGGTGTCGCGATGGCGAACGCGCCCGAGGAGGTCAAGGAGGTGGCCGACGACGTCACCGGCCACGTCGACGAGGACGGCCTCGTGCCGGTGCTCCTGTCGGTGCTGCAGTAG
- a CDS encoding VOC family protein — MRVDHVSYAAEHDGLKATAERLAKLIGVEPVDGGVHPRFGTRNVIFPLAHDRYVEVVEVLDHPASDKAPFGQAVRARSEAGGGWLGWVVAVDDIKPFEERLGRESADGYRHRPDGTELKWRQLGVKGLISDPQLPFFVEWQTPECHPSVDAHTDVTIKGLQIAGDPERVRDWLNWPANEPTTIDFTFVAPHGTPGLLSVTFETPSGEVTV, encoded by the coding sequence ATGCGAGTTGACCACGTTTCCTACGCCGCCGAGCACGACGGCCTGAAGGCGACGGCTGAGCGTCTGGCAAAGCTGATCGGCGTCGAGCCGGTCGATGGGGGAGTCCACCCGCGGTTCGGCACCCGGAACGTGATCTTCCCGCTGGCGCACGACCGCTACGTCGAGGTCGTCGAGGTGCTCGACCACCCCGCGTCCGACAAGGCGCCGTTCGGCCAGGCGGTCCGCGCCCGCTCCGAGGCCGGCGGCGGCTGGCTCGGCTGGGTCGTCGCCGTCGACGACATCAAGCCCTTCGAGGAGCGCCTCGGCCGCGAGTCCGCCGACGGCTACCGCCACCGCCCCGACGGCACCGAGCTGAAGTGGCGCCAGCTGGGCGTCAAGGGCCTGATCTCCGACCCGCAGCTCCCGTTCTTCGTCGAGTGGCAGACCCCGGAGTGCCACCCTTCGGTCGACGCGCACACCGACGTCACCATCAAGGGCCTGCAGATCGCCGGCGACCCCGAGCGCGTGCGCGACTGGCTGAACTGGCCCGCCAACGAGCCGACCACCATCGACTTCACCTTCGTGGCGCCGCACGGCACGCCGGGCCTGCTCTCGGTCACCTTCGAGACGCCCAGCGGCGAGGTCACCGTCTGA
- the serS gene encoding serine--tRNA ligase, which produces MIDIKLLREDPDRVRASQRARGEDEGVVDQILSADERRRSSLTEFERLRAEQKSMGKQVAQAQGEARQALLAQTKEMAAKVKELQAAASEAEELLDTLVRRIGNVIEPGVPVGGEDDYVVLETVGEPRTFDFEPRDHLALGEALDAIDMERGARVGGSRFYFLKGVGARLEIAMMNLALAQAVEHGFVPMITPTLVTPQVMGGAGFLDAHAEEVYRLEADDLYLTGTSEVALAGYHTDEILDFSGGAKRYAGWSTCYRREAGSYGKDTRGIIRVHQFNKLEMFVYCRPEDAVAEHQRLLDMEKDMLAKIEVPYRIIDTAAGDLGGPAARKYDCEAWVPTQGKYRELTSTSNCTTYQARRLNTRYRTEKGTHTAATLNGTLATTRWLVAILENHQQADGSVVVPQALQPYLGLEVLKPV; this is translated from the coding sequence GTGATCGACATCAAGCTCCTGCGCGAGGACCCCGACCGGGTCCGCGCCTCCCAGCGTGCCCGTGGCGAGGACGAGGGGGTCGTCGACCAGATCCTCTCGGCGGACGAGCGACGCCGGTCGTCCCTGACCGAGTTCGAGCGGCTGCGGGCCGAGCAGAAGTCGATGGGCAAGCAGGTCGCGCAGGCGCAGGGTGAGGCCAGGCAGGCGCTGCTGGCCCAGACCAAGGAGATGGCGGCGAAGGTCAAGGAGCTGCAGGCCGCCGCGTCCGAGGCCGAGGAGCTGCTCGACACCCTCGTGCGCCGCATCGGCAACGTCATCGAGCCCGGTGTGCCCGTCGGCGGCGAGGACGACTACGTCGTGCTCGAGACCGTCGGCGAGCCGCGCACGTTCGACTTCGAACCCCGTGACCACCTCGCGCTCGGCGAGGCCCTCGACGCCATCGACATGGAGCGGGGCGCCCGGGTCGGCGGTTCGCGGTTCTACTTCCTCAAGGGCGTCGGTGCCCGGCTCGAGATCGCGATGATGAACCTCGCGCTCGCCCAGGCCGTCGAGCACGGGTTCGTCCCCATGATCACCCCGACGCTGGTCACCCCGCAGGTCATGGGCGGCGCCGGCTTCCTCGACGCCCACGCCGAGGAGGTCTACCGCCTCGAGGCCGATGACCTCTACCTCACCGGCACCTCCGAGGTGGCGCTCGCCGGCTACCACACCGACGAGATCCTCGACTTCTCCGGCGGCGCCAAGCGGTATGCCGGGTGGTCCACGTGCTACCGCCGCGAGGCCGGGTCCTACGGCAAGGACACCCGCGGGATCATCCGCGTCCACCAGTTCAACAAGCTCGAGATGTTCGTCTACTGCCGTCCGGAGGACGCCGTGGCCGAGCACCAGCGGCTGCTGGACATGGAGAAGGACATGCTCGCCAAGATCGAGGTGCCCTACCGCATCATCGATACTGCGGCGGGTGACCTCGGCGGCCCGGCCGCCCGCAAGTACGACTGCGAGGCGTGGGTGCCGACCCAGGGCAAGTACCGCGAGCTGACCTCGACGTCGAACTGCACGACCTACCAGGCGCGCCGGTTGAACACGCGCTACCGCACCGAGAAGGGCACGCATACGGCGGCGACCCTCAACGGCACGCTGGCGACGACCCGGTGGCTGGTGGCGATCCTCGAGAACCACCAGCAGGCCGACGGGTCGGTGGTGGTGCCGCAGGCGCTGCAGCCCTACCTCGGCCTCGAGGTGCTCAAGCCGGTCTAG